One Triticum dicoccoides isolate Atlit2015 ecotype Zavitan chromosome 5B, WEW_v2.0, whole genome shotgun sequence genomic window carries:
- the LOC119311490 gene encoding uncharacterized protein LOC119311490, with protein MAQAKRYVLRLFISLKYVTANVVDRQSGRVVVTASTVEKPLRDGLECGRACNAKAAAAVGEVLAMRLRVDGLAREPIHADAAKEIEKKGFKNRTKVWAILNALRSHGVNLHVDDDGDHRRHV; from the coding sequence ATGGCGCAGGCCAAGCGGTACGTGCTGCGCCTCTTCATCTCGCTCAAGTACGTGACGGCCAACGTGGTGGACCGGCAGAGCGGCCGCGTCGTGGTCACCGCCTCCACCGTCGAGAAGCCCCTCCGGGACGGGCTGGAGTGCGGCCGCGCCTGCAACGCCAAGGCGGCCGCCGCCGTCGGCGAGGTGCTCGCCatgcgcctccgggtggacggccTGGCCCGCGAGCCCATCCACGCCGACGCTGCCAAGGAGATCGAGAAGAAGGGCTTCAAGAACCGCACCAAGGTCTGGGCCATCCTCAACGCGCTCCGCAGCCACGGCGTCAATCTCCACGTCGACGACGACGGCGACCATAGGCGGCATGTCTGA
- the LOC119310014 gene encoding uncharacterized protein LOC119310014, producing MASEGAKHARFSLQVDMQCRCMGCVGKVEKAMAAVGGFTGVEAAVGDDDAGVVAVAGKVDPAELCRWLKRKTRKDVKIVCPHQPAENPKQKMILVLGSSSRTGDTTPSAPPLPRHFSSALASSGVQSDHEDLHLIEEKIRDLERARDALKVRSLKNELTAAKSELKQSREVISNSKKALLDSALSQLDAFKKLESLTQATM from the exons ATGGCATCG GAGGGAGCCAAGCACGCGCGGTTCAGCCTGCAGGTGGACATGCAGTGCCGGTGCATGGGCTGCGTCGGCAAGGTCGAGAAGGCCATGGCCGCCGTCGGCGGCTTCACGG gggtggaggcggcggtgggggACGACGACGCTGGGGTCGTGGCCGTGGCGGGGAAGGTGGACCCGGCGGAGCTCTGCCGGTGGCTCAAGAGGAAGACGAGGAAGGATGTCAAGATCGTCTGCCCTCATCAGCCAGCCGAGAATCCTAAGCAG AAAATGATACTGGTTCTGGGAAGCAGCTCAAGAACGGGGGACACGACGCCGTCAGCCCCACCGCTACCGCGACATTTCTCCAGCGCTCTAGCGTCATCAGGAGTTCAGTCTGACCACGAGGATCTGCATCTGATCGAGGAGAAGATCAGGGACCTCGAGAGGGCCAGGGATGCGTTGAAGGTCAGGAGCCTGAAGAACGAGCTGACTGCAGCCAAGTCCGAGCTGAAACAATCAAGGGAAGTGATCAGCAACAGTAAGAAGGCCCTGCTAGATAGTGCGCTGAGCCAGCTCGACGCGTTCAAGAAACTAGAATCACTCACTCAGGCCACCATGTGA
- the LOC119310013 gene encoding U11/U12 small nuclear ribonucleoprotein 31 kDa protein-like, with the protein LYRYPMPSSSAGAPSSAPAPGGHGGGGRGGGSGSGGLAPSKSTVYVSNLDFALTNSDLHTLFSRFGKVARVTVLKDRESRRSKGVAFVLFVRREDAVAAAAEMHGKVLNGRTLAASIAEDNGRAAQFIRRREYRDKSHCYECGGEGHLSYECPRNQLGPRERPPPSKKSRRGGGAAGGRGGGRGSGDGPSWQSDEDEDAVAAAFEDDRWASVVDTRGEEEKAAEKEGRAKAKAARKEKRKGYFSDESDEDDD; encoded by the coding sequence CTCTACCGCTACCCGATGCCCTCCTCCTCCGCCGGCGCCCCCTCCAGCGCGCCCGCGCCGGGCGGCCACGGCGGGGGCGGcaggggcggcggcagcggctcggGCGGGCTCGCGCCGTCCAAGTCCACGGTGTACGTCTCCAACCTGGACTTCGCGCTCACCAACTCCGACCTGCACACGCTCTTCTCCCGCTTCGGCAAGGTGGCCCGCGTCACGGTCCTCAAGGACCGCGAGTCCCGCCGCAGCAAGGGGGTCGCATTCGTGCTCTTCGTCCGCCGGGAGGACGCCGTGGCGGCGGCCGCCGAGATGCACGGCAAGGTGCTCAACGGCCGCACCCTCGCAGCCTCCATCGCCGAGGACAACGGCCGGGCCGCGCAGTTCATCCGCCGCCGGGAGTACCGCGACAAGTCGCACTGCTACGAGTGCGGCGGGGAGGGCCACCTCTCCTACGAGTGCCCCCGCAACCAGCTCGGGCCCCGCGAGCGGCCGCCTCCCTCTAAGAAGTCGCGCCGCGGGGGCGGGGCTGCTGGTGGCCGTGGCGGCGGCCGCGGAAGCGGGGACGGGCCCTCCTGGCAgtcggacgaggacgaggacgccgtCGCCGCGGCGTTCGAGGACGACAGGTGGGCGTCGGTGGTGGAcacgaggggggaggaggagaaggcggccGAGAAGGAGGGCAGGGCCAAGGCCAAGGCGGCGAGGAAGGAGAAGCGGAAAGGCTACTTCAGCGACGAGAGCGACGAGGACGATGACTGA